Proteins from a single region of Parasedimentitalea psychrophila:
- a CDS encoding complex I NDUFA9 subunit family protein has translation MSKLVTIYGGSGFVGRYIARRMAKDGWRVRVAVRRPNEAMHVRPYGVPGQVEPVFCNIRDDASVAAVMQGCDAVVNCVGVLNELGKNSFQAIHVDGAERIARIAADHGVATMVHLSAIGADAQAPSAYGRSKAAGEAAVLKHMSKAMILRPSVVFGTEDNFFNRFAGMTRLGPVLPIARAKTLFQPVFVDDVAKAAVKGLLGEAEGGVYELGGPEVKSFRALMDEMLTVIHRRRLVVSLPGFAAWMMAFGFDMMQAASFQLISNGVLTRDQLRGLARDSVVSEGAKGFADLDVQPVTLGSVLPDYLWKFRPSGQYDAITGSARNLRHDG, from the coding sequence ATGTCCAAACTGGTCACGATCTATGGCGGGTCTGGTTTTGTCGGCCGCTACATTGCGCGCCGCATGGCCAAAGATGGTTGGCGGGTGCGGGTTGCCGTGCGTCGCCCGAATGAGGCCATGCACGTAAGGCCCTATGGCGTTCCGGGGCAGGTTGAGCCGGTCTTTTGCAATATCCGCGACGATGCTTCGGTGGCTGCGGTGATGCAGGGATGTGATGCGGTGGTGAACTGCGTCGGTGTGCTGAACGAGCTGGGCAAAAACAGCTTTCAGGCGATTCATGTGGACGGCGCTGAGCGGATTGCCCGCATCGCGGCAGATCACGGCGTTGCCACTATGGTGCATCTGTCGGCGATTGGGGCGGATGCACAGGCCCCCAGTGCCTATGGCCGCAGCAAGGCGGCAGGCGAGGCGGCGGTGTTGAAGCATATGTCAAAGGCAATGATCTTGCGCCCTTCGGTTGTGTTTGGCACCGAAGATAATTTCTTTAACCGCTTTGCCGGCATGACCCGATTGGGTCCGGTGCTGCCAATCGCCCGCGCCAAGACTTTGTTCCAGCCGGTGTTTGTTGACGATGTGGCCAAGGCCGCGGTCAAGGGGCTGCTGGGTGAGGCCGAGGGCGGTGTCTATGAATTGGGCGGACCAGAGGTCAAGAGCTTCCGGGCGCTGATGGATGAGATGCTGACGGTGATCCACCGTCGCCGTCTGGTGGTCTCGCTGCCCGGGTTTGCGGCCTGGATGATGGCCTTTGGCTTTGACATGATGCAGGCGGCCAGTTTTCAGCTCATCTCAAATGGAGTGCTGACCCGGGATCAGCTGCGCGGGTTGGCCCGTGATTCTGTGGTGTCCGAGGGTGCCAAGGGCTTTGCGGATCTGGATGTGCAGCCGGTGACTCTGGGTTCGGTGCTGCCAGACTATCTTTGGAAGTTCCGTCCGTCCGGCCAATATGATGCGATCACCGGATCAGCCCGCAATCTGCGCCACGACGGTTGA